A window of Aromatoleum bremense genomic DNA:
TCGCAGTCGGCGGCGAGCAGCGGACTCGCGGAGCTCGAGCGCCAGTTCGACGTGCAGCTGTTCGACCGCGTCGGCAAGTCCGTCCGCCTGAACGAGCTGGGCGAACGACTGCTGCCGCGCGCAGTGGAGTTCCTCGATCGCGCCGAGGACATCGAGGCGCTGCTGCGGGGGCAGACCGGCTACGGGACATTAGACATCGGTGCGACGCTGACGATCGGCAATTATCTTGCAACGCTGATCGTCGCCGAATTTCTCCAGCGTCACAGCGACAGTCGCATCCGTCTCGGCGTTCACAACACCGCGACGATCATCCAGCAGGTGGCGAGCTTTGAACTCGACCTGGGGCTGATCGAAGGCAAATGCCAGCACGCCGAACTCGAGGTCGTGCCGTGGCTCGAAGACGAGCTGGTGGTGTTCTGCGCGCCGACGCATCCGCTCGCCCGGCGCGCCAGCGCCGACGAGGAAGACCTGCTGGAGCAGCCGTGGATCCTACGCGAGATCGGTTCGGGAACGCGCGAGACGTTCGACCAGGCGATGCGCCACGTCGAAGGGCGGTTCGACGTGCGGCTCGAACTCGAGCACACCGAGGCGATCAAGCGCGCCGTCGAATCGGGCCTCGGCATCGGCTGCATTTCGCGGCTGGCGCTGCGCGAAGCGTTCCGCCGCGGCAGCCTGGTGCCGGTGGAGACGCCGTGGCTGGACCTGCGGCGGCGCTTCCATTTCCTGTGGCACCGGCAGAAGTTCCGCACGCCGGGGATGCAGGCTTTTCTCGAACTGTGTCGCGAGATGACCGCGGGCGCCCAGCGCAGCGACGAGATCGCGCTGAGTTACATTCGCTGACCGTGGTGCGCGGGACGTCGTGCCAAGGTGAAATCGGAACTTGCAGCAGCGTGAGCCTACCGGCCGCGCGGCAAGGGGCGCGACAAGCCGGACTCGTGCGTGCACCGATGAGGCCGGCACGGCGGGCGGCTGATCCGGAGGGACAGTGATGATTGGGGACCTGATTCGGCCGGCCTGGTGGGCGGCCATTCTAGCGGCGGTGCTCGTCGCGGGCATTCCGTCCGGTGTTGCCGCCCCGGCCGGGCCGCCCGGTGAGACACTTCATGCGGCCGGTGATGGCGCGGTGCTCGACTACGAAGCGCTCGCCAGGCGGATCGCTGCCGCTGATGTCATCTATCTCGGCGAACAGCACGGCAACCCGCATCATCATGCCGCGCAGCTGAAAATCGTGACCGACCTCGTCGCCGCCGGCCGTCGTCCGGCACTCGCGTTCGAGGTCGTCAGCGTCCCGCAGACCAGCGAGTTGATGAGCTTCGTGTTGCTGCCGCAGGTCCCCGCGCATGACACCGCCGCGGCGCTGCGACTGCGGGACGAACTCGGCTGGCAGGCCGGCACCGAGTGGCGCGACTACGGTCCGCTGCTCGAATTCGCGCGCGCCCATCGGCTGCGTGTCGCCGGGATCGATCTTCCGCAAAGCCTGCGCCGCCGCATCAGCCGCGTCGGCATCGACGGGCTCAACGCCGTCGAGCGCACCCAGTTTCCCGACAGCGGGCTGGTCGATCCGGCCTATCAGCAGCTGATGCACGAGCGGCTGAACGCGGCGCACTGCGGCTTCGCTTCGCCCGAGCTCGTGGCGCGCCTGTACGCGACCTGGCTTGCCCGCAACGACACGATGACGATGGCCGTGACCGCGCTCGCAGCCGAACAGCCCCTTGAGCCGGTGGTCGTGATTCTCGGACTGGGCCATGTCGAAAACAACATGGGAGTCTATGAACGGGTCGCGCAGCGTGCGCCGACCCTGCGTCAGCTCAATATCGGCTTCCGCGCCCGCTCCCCGGAACTGCGCATTGCGGATGAGCTCGCGCCGCTCGACCGCTTCGGCAAACAGTTTGCGGCGGCGCATGAGATCCTCTGGGTGACGCCGCCGGTGGCTGCAGACCGGCGGACGCCATGCGAGGGGCTGGAGCTGCGCATGAAGAAAATGGAGAAGTGATTCCGGCATCGCTCCCCTCGATACCGGAAATCAACCGCTTCGGCGCCTTACCCTCGCTGTGGCGAGAAGGTGTGACCGGGGTCCGGAGGCAGGTCAGCCGCGCGCACGCATTGCCTCGACGATGGGCGTCGTGCTCGACTCCGCGATCGGGGTGATGCTCGCCGAGGGCTTGGTTTCCGGCGCTGGCTCGACCACCGTTGCAGGGCGTTCGGGCATGTACGAGGCGACCTGACAGGCGATCGCGGCGAGGTAGGGGATGCACTGCAGCGCGAGGATGCCGACCCACAGCTGCGCTTCGAGATCCTGCGCGCCGCGCAACCAGACCAGCACCACCGAGCCGAGGATCAGCGCGAGCAGCAGTCCGATTTCCTCGCGGATCGGCGAGAAGAACGCGAGCGTGCCCTTGTCCTTCCAGCCCTTGGGCGTGCGGACGAATTCCCCGCGTCGCTTGACGAGGCCCGCGAACACCCCGCGGGCGATCGCATGCGCCATGCCGACCGACAGGATCGACGCGCCGAGGATGTCCTTCCAGGGCGCATCCATCGTGCGCCGGTACAGGATCGGACCGAGGCCGCCCTTGAACGCCATGAAGGCGAGGATCGGCAGCGCGAGCGCCGACACCGGCAGGCCGAACTCCTGGGGCATGTACAGCATGCCGATCGTCCACGCGAGGCTCGCGAACACGAATACGAGCTGCAGCGCGTCGCCGAGCCAGGCGAACCATCCGGTGAGGAAATGGTAGCGTTGCGCGATGTTCAGCCGGCTCGGGCCGATCATCGCCGGCAGGTGATGCTTGAGGATCTGCATCGCGCCGAAGGCCCAGCGGAAGCGCTGGCTCTTGATCGCGGCGAAGTCCGACGGCGTCAGGCCGCGGCCGAGGATGTGATCGACGTAGCGGGTGTCGTAGCCTTTTTCGATCAGGCGCAGGCCGAGTTCGGTGTCTTCGCAGATGCACCATTCGGACCAGCCGCCGACTTCCTCGAGCGCGAGGCGGCGCACCAGCGTCATCGTGCCGTGCTGGATCAGCGCGTTGCGCTCGTTGCGGTGATGCATGCCGATACGGAAGAAGCCGTCGAACTCCCAGTTGCACATGCGGCGGAACGGCTGGGTTTCCCAGTCGCGATGCGCCTGCGGCGCCTGCACGACGGCGACGTCGGCGGCATCGAAGTGGGGGATCAGGCAGGACAGCCAGTCAGGCGAGACGACGTAGTCCGCGTCGACAACGCCGACGACTTCGGCGCGCGGGTCGGTTTGCTTGAGGCCGAAGTTCAGCGCCCCGGCCTTGAATCCCGGCCAGTTCTCGAGGTGGAAGAAGCGGAAGCGCGGGCCGAGTTCCGCGCAACGCGCTTCGAGCGGCTTCCACAGCGCCTCGTCCTTCGTGTTGTTGTCGAGTA
This region includes:
- a CDS encoding LysR family transcriptional regulator, producing MRYTLRQLAIFVAVARNGSISRAAESLSMSQSAASSGLAELERQFDVQLFDRVGKSVRLNELGERLLPRAVEFLDRAEDIEALLRGQTGYGTLDIGATLTIGNYLATLIVAEFLQRHSDSRIRLGVHNTATIIQQVASFELDLGLIEGKCQHAELEVVPWLEDELVVFCAPTHPLARRASADEEDLLEQPWILREIGSGTRETFDQAMRHVEGRFDVRLELEHTEAIKRAVESGLGIGCISRLALREAFRRGSLVPVETPWLDLRRRFHFLWHRQKFRTPGMQAFLELCREMTAGAQRSDEIALSYIR
- a CDS encoding ChaN family lipoprotein encodes the protein MIGDLIRPAWWAAILAAVLVAGIPSGVAAPAGPPGETLHAAGDGAVLDYEALARRIAAADVIYLGEQHGNPHHHAAQLKIVTDLVAAGRRPALAFEVVSVPQTSELMSFVLLPQVPAHDTAAALRLRDELGWQAGTEWRDYGPLLEFARAHRLRVAGIDLPQSLRRRISRVGIDGLNAVERTQFPDSGLVDPAYQQLMHERLNAAHCGFASPELVARLYATWLARNDTMTMAVTALAAEQPLEPVVVILGLGHVENNMGVYERVAQRAPTLRQLNIGFRARSPELRIADELAPLDRFGKQFAAAHEILWVTPPVAADRRTPCEGLELRMKKMEK